A part of Olleya sp. Bg11-27 genomic DNA contains:
- a CDS encoding NAD-dependent succinate-semialdehyde dehydrogenase, which yields MKHAIHTKNPYSGQSLDQYKYHTTSDINTILEHAQKAFNNWKTTDIKHRTKLLKNVANILEDKKEEFGQLMTREMGKPISQSIAEIEKCAKLCDFYIANADKFLSDQIIKTEAHESFISYDPLGTILSVMPWNYPFWQVFRFAIPTLTAGNVGLLKHASNSTGTAIAIQKLFLDAGYPEGCFQTLVINHEDMDAIIGNDIVKAITLTGSEKAGKSIATLAGQNLKKTVLELGGNNACVVLDDANLDKYLDTMVTARMQNNGQSCIAAKRFIVTEKIYDSFLEQFTQKVKDLKIGDPEDTDTYISVMAREDLAKELETQVSKSIKKGATVHYGNSRDGAFYQPTIITNVKPDMPLFDEETFGPVAAVIKAKDKKEALELAKNSRFGLGTMIFTENIKAIYDEISDIPDGALFINDMVKSDPRLPFGGTKASGYGRELSKEGILEFVNIKTVYINK from the coding sequence ATGAAACACGCAATCCATACTAAAAACCCCTATTCAGGACAGTCCCTTGACCAGTATAAGTATCACACGACATCAGATATTAATACAATCCTGGAGCACGCTCAAAAAGCGTTTAATAATTGGAAAACAACAGATATCAAGCATCGCACAAAATTATTAAAAAATGTAGCGAATATTCTAGAAGATAAAAAAGAAGAATTTGGACAACTCATGACTCGCGAAATGGGTAAACCAATAAGTCAGAGTATTGCTGAAATTGAAAAATGCGCCAAGCTATGTGATTTTTATATTGCTAATGCTGATAAATTTTTATCTGATCAAATTATCAAAACGGAAGCTCACGAAAGCTTTATAAGTTACGATCCTTTAGGGACTATATTATCTGTAATGCCATGGAACTATCCTTTTTGGCAAGTATTTAGATTTGCAATTCCAACATTAACAGCAGGTAATGTCGGCTTACTTAAACACGCTTCAAATAGCACAGGAACTGCTATTGCCATCCAAAAACTATTTTTAGACGCTGGGTATCCTGAAGGTTGTTTTCAGACATTAGTAATTAATCATGAAGACATGGACGCTATTATTGGTAATGATATAGTAAAGGCAATTACCTTAACAGGTAGTGAAAAAGCGGGAAAAAGCATTGCGACATTAGCTGGTCAAAACTTAAAAAAGACAGTATTAGAGCTAGGCGGCAATAATGCTTGCGTTGTATTAGACGACGCTAATTTGGACAAATATTTAGATACAATGGTTACCGCTAGAATGCAAAATAACGGTCAAAGTTGTATCGCTGCAAAGCGTTTTATTGTCACAGAAAAAATTTACGATTCGTTTTTAGAACAATTCACTCAAAAAGTAAAAGATTTAAAAATTGGTGATCCTGAAGATACAGACACTTATATTAGCGTTATGGCTAGAGAAGATTTAGCTAAAGAATTAGAAACTCAAGTCTCAAAATCTATTAAAAAAGGAGCAACTGTACATTATGGTAATTCTAGAGACGGTGCTTTTTACCAACCGACTATTATTACAAATGTAAAACCTGATATGCCTCTTTTTGATGAAGAAACATTTGGGCCAGTAGCGGCAGTAATTAAAGCGAAGGACAAAAAAGAGGCGTTAGAGTTGGCCAAAAATTCAAGATTTGGATTAGGGACTATGATTTTTACAGAGAACATTAAAGCTATTTATGACGAGATAAGCGACATTCCTGATGGTGCTTTATTTATTAATGATATGGTTAAATCTGACCCAAGATTGCCGTTTGGCGGAACAAAAGCTTCTGGTTATGGTAGAGAATTATCTAAAGAAGGAATACTAGAGTTTGTAAACATAAAGACGGTTTACATCAATAAATAA
- a CDS encoding PspC domain-containing protein, producing the protein MNKTVNINLAGIFFHIDEDAYLKLQRYLEAIKRSFTDSQGRSEIIADIEIRIAELFSERMKTDRQVISNTEVDDVITIMGQPEDYLVDDEIFEDEPEQKSYSKSNTYSKSKNVNSKKLFRDTENSYVGGVCSGLAHYFNIEVIWVRLIWVLLIFGAGTGVFLYILLWVFIPEATSTADKLTMTGEEVTITNIEKKIRDGFDSVTENVKNIDFQKHADKFKEGFEQASDSFSESVKKIDTNKIKSSSKSFFESLGSVSSSLLKIVSKFIGITLVVSCVAGIIALAIGLIFGTFIDADFGFFTSDFVRTYDGTDGLFWLFPVLIFIVSVIPIIFFIYLGLKILVKNLKPMGSVAKYSLIGLWIMAVIGLAIVGTKQGLGYKEQASDIKTQQLTNIKTNDTLVLSMNYNDTFAERFIRDYGLQHTNDDNGNDVVFSQGIRLIVKSTKDSIAKLRVKKSARGINLGKAKNRAKNINYNYTLADNNLILDNYFTVPKNEISRDQEIELTLYLPEGSILYAEESTYNYHRNNTHYYNDILNNGMEEQYLLVKRAQLECLDCDTDNNDENNNKQSNTTTQDASIIVVNEDGLVAKTENLDVIINDEGAKASTKNVKVTINEEDGINITSNKDNKQ; encoded by the coding sequence ATGAATAAAACAGTCAATATAAATTTAGCAGGTATATTTTTTCATATAGATGAAGATGCGTACTTAAAATTACAGCGCTATCTTGAGGCTATAAAACGTTCATTTACTGACTCTCAAGGGCGTTCTGAAATTATAGCTGATATAGAAATAAGAATAGCAGAATTGTTTTCTGAACGTATGAAAACAGACCGTCAAGTGATTAGCAATACAGAAGTCGATGATGTAATTACCATTATGGGACAGCCGGAAGACTACCTTGTTGATGACGAAATTTTTGAAGATGAGCCTGAGCAAAAAAGTTACTCGAAATCAAACACGTATTCAAAATCTAAAAATGTAAACTCTAAAAAATTATTTAGAGATACAGAAAACAGTTATGTTGGTGGTGTTTGTTCTGGATTAGCACATTACTTTAATATCGAAGTTATTTGGGTAAGATTAATTTGGGTACTCTTAATTTTTGGAGCAGGAACAGGTGTGTTTTTATACATCTTACTATGGGTTTTTATCCCAGAAGCGACGTCTACTGCAGATAAGCTAACCATGACTGGAGAAGAAGTTACCATTACAAACATCGAAAAAAAAATTAGAGACGGGTTTGATAGTGTAACAGAAAATGTAAAAAATATAGATTTTCAAAAACATGCAGACAAATTTAAAGAAGGGTTTGAACAGGCGTCTGATAGTTTTTCCGAATCTGTAAAAAAAATAGATACTAACAAGATTAAATCGAGTAGTAAATCGTTTTTTGAAAGCTTAGGAAGTGTGAGTTCATCTTTATTAAAAATAGTTTCAAAATTTATCGGTATCACACTAGTTGTATCCTGTGTTGCTGGTATTATAGCCTTAGCAATTGGCTTAATTTTTGGAACCTTCATTGATGCTGATTTTGGATTTTTCACTTCAGACTTTGTAAGAACATATGATGGTACCGATGGTCTCTTTTGGTTATTCCCAGTCTTAATATTTATAGTGAGTGTAATTCCTATTATTTTCTTTATTTACTTAGGTTTAAAAATATTAGTCAAAAACTTAAAACCAATGGGTAGTGTTGCTAAATATAGCTTAATTGGTTTATGGATCATGGCCGTTATTGGATTGGCTATTGTCGGTACAAAACAAGGTTTAGGCTATAAAGAACAAGCTTCTGACATAAAAACACAGCAATTAACTAACATTAAAACCAATGACACTTTGGTTCTTAGTATGAATTACAATGACACCTTTGCTGAGCGGTTTATAAGAGATTATGGTCTGCAACATACAAATGATGACAACGGTAATGACGTCGTGTTTTCTCAAGGTATCAGACTAATTGTTAAATCCACAAAAGATAGTATAGCTAAGCTTAGAGTTAAAAAATCTGCAAGAGGTATCAATTTGGGTAAAGCTAAAAACAGAGCTAAAAACATCAATTATAATTACACGCTAGCAGATAACAACTTAATACTAGATAATTATTTTACAGTGCCTAAAAATGAAATATCTAGAGATCAAGAAATTGAATTAACACTATACCTGCCAGAAGGAAGTATTTTATATGCCGAAGAAAGCACATACAATTACCACAGAAACAATACCCATTATTACAACGACATTTTAAATAATGGAATGGAAGAACAGTATTTATTAGTAAAACGGGCTCAATTGGAATGTTTGGATTGTGATACTGACAATAATGACGAAAATAACAACAAACAATCTAATACAACGACTCAGGATGCCTCTATAATAGTAGTTAACGAAGATGGTTTAGTCGCAAAAACAGAAAATTTAGATGTCATCATTAACGATGAAGGCGCTAAAGCAAGTACAAAAAACGTCAAAGTAACTATTAATGAAGAAGATGGCATTAACATAACAAGTAATAAAGACAATAAACAATAA
- a CDS encoding PadR family transcriptional regulator, protein MKIENTKAQMRKGVLEYCILSVLKDEDAYVAEILGTLKDAKLLVVEGTIYPLLTRLKNAGLLNYRWEESTSGPPRKYYGLTETGHLFLKELTTTWNELQNAVNIVTSIKSTNNE, encoded by the coding sequence ATGAAAATAGAAAATACAAAAGCACAAATGCGAAAAGGTGTTCTGGAATACTGCATCTTGTCAGTCTTGAAGGACGAAGATGCCTACGTTGCAGAAATTTTAGGCACGCTTAAAGACGCAAAGTTGCTAGTGGTAGAAGGTACAATATATCCGTTATTAACACGACTTAAAAATGCAGGATTACTCAACTATCGTTGGGAAGAATCAACTTCTGGGCCACCACGTAAATATTACGGTTTAACAGAAACAGGTCATCTTTTTTTAAAGGAATTAACCACGACTTGGAACGAATTACAAAATGCAGTAAATATAGTAACATCAATTAAATCAACTAACAATGAATAA
- a CDS encoding DUF4440 domain-containing protein produces MKHSTLILAFLFSLSALSQVKKQSELHRTLAINDSLLFTEGLNKCNPSLMAKYIHSDFEFYHDKGGIDKGKQLFIKNIETMCAGEGMANKRILVRGSLIVYPLYDNKILYGAIQHGEHKFGDSTPKFTHLWLLEDATWKLSRVLSYDH; encoded by the coding sequence ATGAAACATTCAACGTTAATACTAGCTTTTTTATTTTCCCTTTCGGCTTTAAGCCAAGTGAAAAAACAATCTGAATTACACAGAACACTAGCAATCAATGATAGTTTATTATTTACTGAAGGGTTAAACAAATGTAATCCTAGTTTGATGGCTAAATATATTCATTCTGACTTTGAATTTTATCATGACAAAGGAGGCATAGATAAAGGAAAACAACTCTTTATCAAAAATATAGAAACTATGTGTGCAGGAGAAGGCATGGCTAACAAACGTATTCTAGTAAGAGGGTCACTAATTGTTTATCCTCTTTATGATAATAAAATATTATATGGCGCAATACAACATGGAGAGCATAAATTTGGAGATAGCACACCTAAATTTACTCACTTATGGTTACTAGAAGATGCGACATGGAAATTAAGTAGAGTGTTAAGCTATGATCATTAA
- a CDS encoding GIN domain-containing protein: MTKQLLPLLFILMTTITFAQKKQKVKGSRVLTTKTTGVNAFQRLVLNEEFEVRLVKADSTKVSIMTDDNLHEYIKIISQDSTLTLKTTGRLQEKKLEIIVYYSDLLNTIELKEDAEINSTSSLDFKDLTLTTSGNAKAYLTIESNLFKLINNDKAKAELNITAKAATLELNNSSKVEALINASKIVVDLLESADAKIEGDTENLILNADNSSEFNGENLTTKNATVTAENRAEASIAASDNLVINASGTSILEIYGSSKITIEHFEGNAILKKKD; encoded by the coding sequence ATGACAAAACAATTACTCCCTCTACTTTTTATTTTAATGACTACTATTACATTTGCTCAAAAAAAGCAAAAAGTAAAAGGAAGTCGTGTCTTAACAACAAAAACGACTGGCGTAAATGCTTTTCAGCGTTTGGTTTTAAATGAAGAATTTGAAGTAAGATTAGTCAAAGCAGATTCCACTAAAGTGTCTATAATGACTGATGATAATTTACATGAATACATTAAAATTATTTCTCAAGATAGTACCTTAACTTTAAAAACAACAGGTAGACTTCAAGAAAAAAAATTAGAAATTATTGTTTATTATAGTGATCTATTAAATACTATCGAGCTTAAAGAAGATGCCGAAATTAACTCGACAAGCAGTTTAGATTTCAAAGATTTAACACTTACTACTTCTGGAAACGCGAAAGCCTATTTAACTATAGAAAGTAATTTGTTTAAATTAATAAATAACGATAAAGCTAAAGCTGAACTTAACATCACTGCAAAAGCTGCAACTTTAGAATTAAACAACAGTAGCAAAGTAGAAGCCTTGATAAATGCCTCTAAAATAGTAGTCGATCTATTAGAAAGTGCTGATGCTAAAATTGAAGGTGATACTGAAAACTTAATATTAAATGCTGATAATTCTTCAGAATTTAATGGCGAAAATCTAACGACAAAAAATGCAACAGTTACTGCAGAGAACAGAGCTGAAGCTAGTATTGCTGCAAGTGACAACTTAGTCATTAATGCATCAGGAACCTCAATACTTGAAATCTATGGAAGTTCTAAAATAACTATTGAACATTTTGAAGGTAATGCTATCTTAAAAAAGAAGGATTAA
- a CDS encoding DUF4870 domain-containing protein: MITNHQKNLATFIHLSTFSRFIFPFGNIIAPIILWIANKDKSDFIDTHGKQAINFQFSILLYAMIIGILTIPFFAFSLFDHLDILDFHAFEGIHINISDPSPLFYIGGSLGLLAVIAFILELIFIINASLKAKNGENYNYPFTINFIK; encoded by the coding sequence ATGATCACCAATCATCAAAAAAACCTAGCTACTTTTATTCATTTATCGACTTTTTCTCGATTTATATTTCCATTTGGAAACATCATTGCTCCAATCATATTATGGATTGCTAATAAAGATAAATCGGACTTTATTGATACACATGGTAAACAAGCTATTAATTTTCAGTTCAGCATCTTATTATACGCTATGATTATAGGCATACTGACCATTCCTTTTTTTGCTTTTAGTCTATTTGACCATTTAGATATTTTAGATTTTCATGCTTTTGAAGGTATCCATATTAATATTAGTGATCCTTCTCCCCTATTTTACATTGGCGGAAGTTTAGGGTTATTAGCTGTTATTGCATTTATATTAGAACTAATTTTTATTATCAATGCTAGTTTAAAAGCTAAGAATGGAGAAAATTACAATTACCCTTTCACCATCAATTTTATCAAGTAA
- a CDS encoding YtxH domain-containing protein — translation MSKNTNTALGLLLGGAIGATLGILFAPDKGSSTRKKLKEEAIATKDKIANEAIHLKDQVSSTLTSQKHTLDTQLESIVSSASYKADDVITSLESKLKDLKAKNKKLQK, via the coding sequence ATGAGTAAGAACACAAATACAGCATTAGGACTTTTATTAGGAGGCGCAATTGGAGCAACATTAGGAATTTTATTTGCACCTGACAAAGGAAGTAGTACAAGAAAAAAATTAAAAGAAGAGGCTATCGCCACTAAAGATAAAATTGCTAACGAGGCAATACATTTAAAAGATCAAGTGTCAAGTACATTAACCTCTCAAAAACATACGTTAGATACGCAATTGGAAAGTATTGTGTCTAGTGCAAGTTACAAGGCAGACGATGTCATTACCTCTTTAGAAAGTAAATTAAAAGATTTAAAAGCTAAGAATAAAAAATTGCAGAAATAG
- a CDS encoding DUF4442 domain-containing protein: MKISPSKLNTFTMLKLPSAYLCGVRTKVLNDEQCITTVKHRWINQNPFKSMFWAVQGMAAEFSTGAMMIMKIKASGKKISMLVTTNNATFTKKATGRITFVCNDGKKVDDALAEAIKTGKGQTLWMQSVGTNADGVVVSTFNFEWSVKVKS, encoded by the coding sequence ATGAAGATATCTCCTAGTAAACTCAATACATTCACAATGCTTAAGTTACCATCAGCCTATTTGTGTGGTGTGCGTACAAAAGTGTTAAATGACGAACAGTGCATAACGACGGTAAAACATAGATGGATTAATCAAAATCCTTTTAAATCTATGTTTTGGGCAGTTCAAGGTATGGCAGCAGAGTTTTCTACTGGTGCTATGATGATAATGAAGATTAAAGCGTCTGGAAAAAAAATATCTATGCTAGTTACAACTAACAACGCTACGTTTACAAAAAAGGCAACAGGTAGAATTACATTTGTATGTAATGATGGTAAAAAAGTAGATGACGCTTTAGCTGAAGCCATTAAAACTGGTAAAGGTCAAACGCTTTGGATGCAATCTGTAGGTACAAATGCAGATGGAGTAGTAGTCTCTACTTTTAATTTTGAGTGGTCAGTAAAAGTAAAAAGTTAA
- the trxB gene encoding thioredoxin-disulfide reductase produces MSETIEKVKCLIIGSGPAGYTAAIYAARANMKPVLYQGTQPGGQLTTTNEVENFPGYPDGITGPAMMMELQKQAERFETDVRNGWITKVDFSGDVHKVWVNEEKEIHCDTIIISTGASAKYLGLESEQKYLKLGGGVSACAVCDGFFYRNQEVVIVGAGDSACEEAHYLSKLCTKVTMLVRRDEFRASKIMSERVKNTKNIEILFNTETEEVIGDGQVVTGVKVLNNKTNDSHLIPATGFFVAIGHKPNTDIFKGFLDLDETGYIINAKPGTSKTNIDGVFVSGDAADHVYRQAITAAGTGCMAALDAERYLAAKDSSFEVSTSNYN; encoded by the coding sequence ATGTCAGAGACAATAGAAAAAGTAAAATGCTTAATAATAGGTTCTGGACCTGCAGGTTATACTGCAGCGATTTATGCCGCTAGAGCTAATATGAAACCTGTTTTATATCAAGGTACTCAACCAGGTGGACAGTTAACAACGACTAACGAAGTTGAAAATTTTCCTGGATATCCTGATGGAATTACAGGTCCAGCTATGATGATGGAATTGCAAAAGCAGGCAGAACGTTTTGAAACAGATGTTAGAAACGGTTGGATTACTAAAGTTGATTTTTCAGGAGATGTCCATAAAGTTTGGGTTAATGAAGAGAAAGAAATTCATTGCGACACCATAATCATATCTACCGGAGCTAGTGCAAAATATTTAGGTTTAGAGTCTGAACAGAAATATTTGAAATTAGGAGGCGGTGTTTCTGCATGTGCTGTTTGTGATGGTTTTTTCTATAGAAATCAAGAAGTCGTAATTGTTGGAGCAGGAGATAGTGCTTGTGAAGAAGCACATTACTTATCAAAACTTTGTACCAAAGTAACGATGTTGGTAAGACGTGATGAGTTTAGAGCTTCTAAAATCATGTCAGAACGTGTTAAAAACACTAAAAACATCGAAATCTTATTCAATACAGAAACAGAAGAAGTTATTGGAGATGGACAGGTTGTAACAGGTGTTAAAGTACTTAATAATAAAACGAACGACTCACATTTAATTCCTGCAACAGGATTTTTTGTAGCTATTGGACATAAGCCAAATACAGATATCTTTAAAGGGTTTTTAGATTTAGATGAAACGGGGTATATTATTAATGCTAAACCAGGAACATCTAAAACGAATATAGATGGTGTTTTTGTAAGTGGAGATGCTGCAGATCATGTGTACAGACAAGCTATTACAGCTGCAGGTACAGGGTGTATGGCTGCTTTAGATGCAGAACGTTACTTAGCAGCTAAAGATTCTAGTTTTGAGGTAAGTACTTCTAATTACAATTAG
- a CDS encoding TIGR00266 family protein, translating to MYQKNGASNNSLNAHEIDYEIFGEEMQYVEIELDPEEGVIAEAGSFMMMDDGIKMETIFGDGSQNDTGFLGKIFGAGKRLLTGESLFMTAFYNNLTGKRKVSFASPYPGKILAIDLLEHKGKFICQKDAFLCAAKGVSVGIEFSKKLGRGLFGGEGFIMQKLEGDGLTFVHAGGTLAKKVLKRGETLRVDTGCIVGFTQDVNYDIEFVGGIKNTIFGGEGMFFAKLQGPGIVYIQSLPFSRLAGRVLQSIPSGEKSRGEGSILGGLGNLLDGDNRF from the coding sequence ATGTATCAAAAAAATGGAGCATCTAATAATAGTTTAAACGCACACGAGATCGATTATGAGATTTTTGGTGAAGAAATGCAATATGTAGAGATTGAGTTAGATCCAGAAGAAGGTGTTATTGCGGAAGCGGGTAGCTTTATGATGATGGACGATGGTATTAAAATGGAAACCATTTTTGGCGATGGCTCTCAAAATGATACAGGCTTTTTAGGAAAAATATTTGGTGCAGGTAAACGTTTGTTAACCGGTGAAAGTCTTTTTATGACCGCATTTTATAATAATCTTACAGGAAAGCGTAAGGTTAGTTTTGCATCACCTTACCCTGGAAAAATTTTAGCAATAGATTTATTGGAGCATAAAGGTAAATTTATATGCCAAAAAGATGCTTTTTTATGTGCAGCAAAAGGCGTTAGTGTTGGAATCGAATTTAGTAAAAAATTGGGTCGCGGTTTATTTGGTGGCGAAGGTTTTATTATGCAAAAATTAGAAGGCGATGGTTTAACTTTTGTACATGCTGGCGGAACTTTGGCAAAGAAAGTATTAAAAAGAGGAGAAACTTTAAGAGTCGATACAGGCTGTATCGTCGGGTTTACACAAGACGTAAATTATGATATAGAGTTTGTTGGAGGTATAAAAAACACCATTTTTGGTGGTGAAGGTATGTTTTTTGCAAAATTACAAGGTCCAGGTATTGTTTATATCCAATCGTTACCTTTTAGTAGATTAGCAGGACGTGTTTTACAGAGTATTCCAAGTGGCGAAAAAAGTAGGGGAGAAGGTAGTATTTTAGGCGGTTTAGGGAATTTGTTGGATGGCGATAATCGCTTTTAG